From a region of the uncultured Methanobrevibacter sp. genome:
- a CDS encoding ATP-binding cassette domain-containing protein: MIEVKNLKYSYNSDYHALKGVSLKVEKGEMVSLLGKNGAGKSTLFLHLNGIYEPDEGQVFIDGEELKYDKKSLLKFRQKVGIVFQNPDDQIFAPTVEEDVAFGPLNLGLPMEEVQDRVEEALARVGMTGFEKKAPHHLSGGQKKRVAIAGILAMKPEIMVLDEPTAGLDPQGVTNLTKLLRELNSEGITIIISTHEVDLVPNYANRVFVLVDGLLIAEGTPKEIFAQPEILEKANLKVPIVTELFQQIEAEGFDMEGDYPLTIEEAKEKFLKFANRN, translated from the coding sequence ATGATAGAAGTTAAAAATTTAAAATATTCATATAATTCTGATTATCATGCGCTTAAAGGCGTTAGTCTAAAAGTGGAAAAAGGTGAGATGGTTTCACTTTTAGGAAAAAACGGTGCCGGAAAATCAACTTTGTTTTTGCATTTGAACGGTATCTATGAACCTGATGAAGGTCAGGTATTCATTGATGGGGAAGAGCTGAAATATGATAAAAAATCTCTGCTTAAATTCAGACAGAAAGTTGGAATTGTATTTCAAAATCCTGACGACCAGATATTTGCTCCAACAGTGGAAGAAGATGTTGCTTTCGGACCTTTAAACCTGGGATTGCCTATGGAGGAAGTCCAGGACAGGGTTGAAGAGGCACTTGCCCGTGTTGGAATGACAGGTTTTGAAAAGAAAGCGCCGCATCATTTAAGCGGAGGTCAAAAGAAAAGGGTTGCAATTGCAGGAATCCTAGCTATGAAACCTGAAATAATGGTTTTGGATGAACCTACAGCAGGATTAGACCCTCAGGGTGTTACAAATTTAACAAAATTATTGAGAGAACTCAACAGCGAAGGTATTACAATTATCATATCAACACATGAGGTTGACCTAGTTCCTAATTATGCTAATCGTGTTTTTGTACTGGTGGACGGTTTATTGATTGCTGAAGGAACTCCTAAAGAGATTTTTGCACAGCCTGAAATTCTCGAAAAAGCTAATTTAAAAGTACCTATTGTCACTGAACTGTTCCAGCAGATTGAAGCTGAAGGCTTTGATATGGAAGGGGATTATCCGCTGACAATAGAAGAAGCTAAGGAAAAGTTTCTAAAATTCGCAAACAGAAACTAA
- the cbiQ gene encoding cobalt ECF transporter T component CbiQ: MKFDMDYIAHHNELTETNPYFKLFLTIFLLILTLALDNLYFDIFIFIVMSIVILAIAKINFRSYLKFLSIPMTFVVLTCLFLIFFFGKGEVIYETGIFGIVVTTDSLHYGIYTFFRVVGCLPILGFLSLTTPIAKILHCLGNLKVPKVVIEIALLMYNSIFIFLNEIDTMQKAQDTRLGYSSYWGSFKSLGALASTIFLRSLDKSETLQHSLDSRGYTGELPVYVPRKKEE, from the coding sequence ATGAAATTTGATATGGATTATATTGCACATCATAATGAATTAACAGAAACCAATCCTTATTTTAAGTTGTTTTTAACAATTTTCCTGTTAATATTAACATTAGCTTTAGATAATCTATATTTTGACATATTTATCTTCATTGTAATGTCAATTGTAATTTTAGCAATCGCTAAAATAAATTTCAGGTCATATTTAAAATTCTTATCCATTCCAATGACCTTTGTGGTTTTAACATGTCTATTTCTGATATTCTTCTTCGGAAAGGGGGAAGTTATTTATGAAACAGGTATTTTTGGTATTGTTGTTACAACCGATTCACTGCACTACGGAATATATACATTCTTTAGAGTAGTCGGATGTCTGCCGATACTTGGTTTTTTATCTCTAACAACACCAATTGCTAAAATATTGCATTGTTTGGGCAATTTAAAAGTTCCGAAAGTAGTAATTGAAATTGCACTTCTGATGTACAATTCAATATTTATATTCTTAAATGAAATTGACACTATGCAAAAGGCACAGGATACACGTCTTGGATACTCTTCATACTGGGGATCCTTCAAATCTCTGGGTGCACTTGCAAGTACAATATTTCTAAGGTCTCTTGATAAAAGTGAAACACTTCAGCATTCTCTAGATTCTAGAGGATATACCGGAGAGCTTCCTGTTTACGTACCAAGAAAAAAGGAGGAATAA
- a CDS encoding energy-coupling factor ABC transporter substrate-binding protein, with the protein MKTSTLIILAIICAIIFIAPLVIFNGHGEDDGYFGGSDDAASEAIEATHFEPWFSSIWEPPSGEIESLLFALQAAIGAIIIGYFFGYWRGQGKEE; encoded by the coding sequence ATGAAAACATCAACTTTAATTATTTTAGCAATTATCTGCGCAATCATTTTCATTGCACCATTAGTAATCTTTAATGGTCATGGGGAAGATGACGGATACTTCGGCGGTTCAGACGATGCAGCTAGTGAAGCTATTGAAGCAACTCATTTTGAACCATGGTTCTCCTCTATATGGGAACCTCCAAGTGGAGAAATTGAAAGTTTATTATTCGCTCTTCAAGCAGCTATAGGAGCAATCATTATCGGTTACTTCTTCGGTTACTGGAGAGGACAGGGTAAAGAAGAATAA
- a CDS encoding energy-coupling factor ABC transporter permease, giving the protein MHIMEGYLPLTWCIIWFVVAIIFVAVGIYQIKKIVDETPESKALLAVSGAFMFVLSSLKLPSVTGSCSHPCGNGLGAALFGPAVTAVLATIVLIFQALLLAHGGLTTLGANIVSMGIVGPLVAWAVYKGLTKANISSTIAIFFAAFLGDLLTYVATSFQLAFAFPAPTFGGALTNFLIIFAVTQIPLAIGEGILTVIIWDRLKAYKPKLLDKLNALAPNEA; this is encoded by the coding sequence ATGCATATTATGGAAGGATATTTACCATTAACATGGTGTATAATATGGTTTGTTGTAGCAATCATATTTGTAGCCGTTGGTATTTATCAAATTAAAAAAATTGTAGATGAAACACCTGAATCCAAAGCGTTACTCGCTGTAAGTGGAGCATTCATGTTCGTCTTATCATCTTTGAAACTACCTTCTGTTACTGGAAGCTGTTCTCACCCTTGTGGTAACGGATTAGGTGCAGCATTATTCGGACCTGCTGTAACCGCAGTATTAGCAACTATTGTACTTATTTTCCAAGCTCTTTTACTCGCACACGGTGGATTAACCACTTTAGGTGCAAATATTGTTTCAATGGGTATTGTAGGACCTCTTGTAGCTTGGGCAGTTTATAAAGGTTTAACAAAAGCAAATATTTCATCAACTATTGCAATATTCTTTGCAGCATTCTTAGGTGACTTATTAACTTACGTAGCTACTTCATTCCAGTTAGCTTTTGCATTTCCTGCACCAACATTCGGTGGAGCATTAACTAACTTCTTAATTATCTTTGCAGTTACTCAAATTCCATTAGCTATTGGTGAAGGTATCTTAACAGTAATTATCTGGGACAGATTAAAAGCTTACAAACCTAAATTATTAGATAAACTTAATGCATTAGCTCCTAATGAAGCATAA